The following are encoded together in the Halopseudomonas salegens genome:
- the rimK gene encoding 30S ribosomal protein S6--L-glutamate ligase: protein MKIAILSRNPRLYSTRRLVEAAEARGHEIHVIDTLRTYMNITSHKPSIHYKGEELTGYDAVIPRIGASVTFYGAAVLRQFEMMGVYPLNESVAITRSRDKLRSLQLLSRRGVGLPVTGFAHSPDDIPDLISMVGGAPLVIKLLEGTQGIGVVLCETEKAAESVLEAFMGLKANIMVQEYIKEAGGADIRCLVVGDKVIAAMKRQAKAGEFRSNLHRGGSASLIKITPEERMTAVRAAKVMGLNVAGVDILRSNHGPVVMEVNSSPGLEGIETTTGKDVATLLIQHIEKNARPHQTRTKGKG, encoded by the coding sequence CTGCCGAGGCCCGTGGGCATGAGATCCACGTGATCGATACACTGCGCACCTACATGAACATCACCAGCCACAAGCCGTCGATACACTACAAGGGTGAGGAGCTGACCGGCTATGACGCGGTGATTCCCCGTATCGGGGCATCGGTGACCTTTTACGGCGCTGCCGTGCTGCGCCAGTTCGAGATGATGGGCGTGTATCCGCTCAACGAGTCCGTGGCCATTACCCGCTCGCGCGACAAGCTGCGCTCATTGCAGTTGCTGTCGCGCCGTGGCGTCGGTCTGCCGGTTACCGGCTTTGCCCACTCACCGGATGACATTCCCGACCTGATCAGCATGGTTGGGGGCGCGCCACTGGTGATCAAGCTGCTGGAAGGCACCCAGGGTATCGGCGTGGTCCTGTGTGAGACCGAGAAAGCTGCCGAGTCGGTACTGGAAGCCTTTATGGGCCTGAAAGCCAACATCATGGTGCAGGAATACATCAAGGAAGCCGGCGGTGCGGATATCCGCTGTCTGGTGGTCGGTGACAAGGTGATTGCGGCAATGAAACGCCAGGCCAAGGCCGGCGAGTTTCGCTCCAACCTGCACCGTGGCGGCAGCGCCAGCCTGATCAAGATCACCCCGGAAGAGCGCATGACGGCGGTCCGTGCGGCCAAGGTGATGGGGCTGAATGTAGCCGGTGTAGACATCCTGCGCTCCAACCATGGCCCGGTGGTGATGGAGGTTAATTCCTCACCCGGACTGGAAGGCATTGAAACCACCACCGGCAAGGATGTCGCTACGCTCCTGATCCAGCATATCGAGAAAAACGCCCGCCCCCATCAGACCCGGACCAAGGGGAAGGGTTGA
- the yrfG gene encoding GMP/IMP nucleotidase encodes MMLNWNTIDTVLLDMDGTLLDLHFDNHFWVEYLPRRYAEHHGQPVEWGKAEIYPLMQAKQGQLDWYCLDYWERELKLPIVELKREVAHLISLRPDADTFLQALQSAGKQVIMITNAHRNALSLKMERVELRTYFQRLISSHDFGYPKEAQAFWQSLQAEVPFDPATTLFIDDSLPILRAARDYGVAHLLAVRQPDSRSALRDTEEFDAVEDYAQLSAELRSL; translated from the coding sequence ATGATGCTGAACTGGAATACGATAGACACCGTCCTGCTGGATATGGACGGCACCCTGCTTGATCTGCACTTTGACAACCATTTCTGGGTTGAGTACCTGCCTCGGCGCTATGCCGAGCACCACGGCCAACCGGTGGAGTGGGGCAAAGCCGAGATTTACCCGCTCATGCAGGCCAAGCAAGGCCAACTGGACTGGTACTGCCTGGACTACTGGGAGCGTGAACTCAAGCTGCCGATTGTCGAGCTGAAGCGCGAAGTGGCGCACCTGATCAGCCTGCGTCCGGATGCCGACACCTTCTTGCAGGCACTGCAGAGCGCCGGCAAGCAGGTGATCATGATCACCAATGCGCACCGCAATGCCTTGTCACTGAAAATGGAACGGGTCGAGCTGCGTACCTATTTTCAACGCCTGATCAGCTCGCACGACTTTGGCTACCCCAAAGAGGCTCAGGCTTTCTGGCAATCACTGCAGGCAGAAGTCCCCTTTGATCCCGCCACCACCCTGTTTATCGACGACAGCCTGCCTATTCTGCGCGCCGCGCGCGATTATGGCGTCGCGCACCTGCTCGCCGTGCGTCAGCCGGACAGTCGCAGTGCATTACGTGATACCGAGGAGTTTGATGCCGTAGAGGATTATGCGCAGCTTTCAGCTGAGCTGAGAAGCCTCTGA
- the nudE gene encoding ADP compounds hydrolase NudE yields MPQKPETLDARIVAKSRLFTVEQLQLRFSNGVERTYERLVNKGQGYGAVMVVALHDARTAVLIEEYCGGTGDYQISLPKGLVEPGEDVLDAANRELMEEAGLGAEQLELIGKLSLSPGYMSQSISVVLARNLYEKRLPGDEPEPIRVDQVDLYALTDLLQQSNFTEGRALAALYLVRDLLEQRGELSR; encoded by the coding sequence ATGCCACAAAAACCCGAAACCCTGGATGCGCGTATCGTCGCCAAAAGCCGGCTGTTTACTGTTGAACAGCTGCAATTGCGCTTCAGCAACGGGGTTGAACGCACCTACGAGCGCCTGGTCAACAAGGGCCAGGGCTACGGGGCTGTTATGGTTGTCGCACTCCACGATGCGCGCACCGCCGTTCTGATTGAAGAGTATTGTGGCGGTACCGGCGACTATCAGATATCGCTGCCCAAGGGGCTGGTTGAACCTGGCGAGGATGTGCTTGATGCGGCCAATCGCGAATTGATGGAAGAAGCCGGACTGGGTGCCGAGCAACTGGAATTGATCGGCAAGCTGTCGCTCTCGCCAGGTTATATGAGCCAGAGTATTTCCGTAGTGCTGGCACGCAACCTGTATGAAAAACGCCTGCCCGGTGATGAGCCCGAGCCCATCCGGGTCGATCAGGTCGACCTCTATGCACTGACCGATTTATTGCAGCAGAGCAACTTTACCGAAGGCCGTGCCCTGGCGGCGCTGTATCTGGTGCGCGACCTGCTGGAACAACGCGGGGAGCTCAGCCGATGA
- the cysQ gene encoding 3'(2'),5'-bisphosphate nucleotidase CysQ, translating into MNLPCTIEQLAQLAREAGAATLRYWQQNPDVQHKADDSPVTAADLAAHDLLLAGLRKLTPGIPVISEEAADIPLAERADWPRFWLLDPLDGTKEFIDGSDEYTVNIALIENAQVRFGLVGVPARDTLYWGGHGLGAWRQRGQQKATPLHTRQPGAEISVVASRRHSGPEQQALLDTMAQKRTLELVSIGSSLKFCLLAEGAADFYPRLAPTCQWDTAAAQAVLEGAGGQVLKLNGQRFDYPSRDSWLNPHFIACGWPDPAWLQLLRG; encoded by the coding sequence ATGAATCTGCCATGCACCATCGAACAGCTGGCCCAGCTGGCCCGCGAAGCCGGCGCTGCAACCCTGCGCTATTGGCAGCAGAATCCCGACGTGCAACACAAGGCTGACGACTCGCCGGTCACCGCAGCCGATCTGGCGGCGCATGACCTCTTGCTGGCCGGGCTGCGAAAGCTTACCCCGGGTATTCCGGTTATCTCGGAAGAGGCGGCAGACATACCGCTGGCCGAACGCGCCGACTGGCCGCGCTTCTGGCTGCTCGATCCACTGGACGGCACCAAGGAGTTTATCGATGGCAGTGACGAGTACACGGTCAATATTGCCCTGATCGAGAACGCCCAGGTGCGTTTCGGCCTGGTCGGTGTGCCGGCGCGCGACACCCTGTATTGGGGTGGTCACGGCCTGGGCGCCTGGCGTCAGCGGGGGCAGCAGAAAGCCACACCCTTGCATACCCGCCAACCGGGAGCCGAGATCAGCGTGGTTGCCAGCCGTCGTCACAGCGGCCCGGAACAGCAAGCGCTACTGGACACCATGGCGCAGAAGCGCACACTGGAGCTGGTTTCCATTGGCAGTTCACTCAAGTTCTGTCTGCTGGCCGAAGGTGCTGCCGATTTCTACCCGCGCCTGGCCCCGACCTGCCAATGGGATACTGCCGCCGCCCAGGCAGTCCTTGAGGGGGCTGGCGGACAAGTGCTCAAGCTGAACGGTCAGCGCTTTGATTATCCCAGTCGGGACAGCTGGCTGAATCCGCATTTCATTGCCTGTGGCTGGCCTGATCCGGCCTGGCTGCAGTTACTGCGGGGCTGA
- the msrA gene encoding peptide-methionine (S)-S-oxide reductase MsrA: protein MFFRRQPPEHKMRLPSADEALPGRDTPIATSTLHAVLNTRIQPPFPEGMQQIVFGMGCFWGAERRFWQQPGIFTTAVGYCGGLTPNPTYEEVCSGLTGHNEVVLVVFDPEQTSLESLFRVFWESHDPTQGMQQGNDAGTQYRSGIYVSNMHQRTLAEVSKANYANALQDAGLDPITTEILPADAFYYAEDYHQQYLHKNPNGYCGLGGTGVRLPG, encoded by the coding sequence ATGTTTTTCCGTCGCCAACCACCCGAACACAAAATGCGCCTGCCCAGCGCCGATGAAGCACTTCCCGGCCGCGATACGCCGATTGCCACCAGCACTCTGCACGCGGTACTCAACACCCGTATTCAGCCACCCTTCCCTGAAGGCATGCAGCAGATCGTATTCGGTATGGGGTGTTTCTGGGGCGCTGAACGTCGCTTCTGGCAGCAGCCCGGCATATTCACCACGGCGGTAGGCTACTGCGGTGGCTTGACCCCCAACCCGACCTACGAGGAAGTCTGCTCAGGCCTGACCGGGCACAACGAAGTCGTGCTGGTGGTGTTCGATCCCGAGCAAACCAGCCTGGAAAGCTTGTTCCGGGTATTCTGGGAATCGCATGATCCGACCCAGGGCATGCAACAGGGCAACGATGCAGGTACCCAGTATCGCTCGGGCATCTACGTCAGCAACATGCATCAACGCACCCTGGCGGAAGTCAGCAAGGCCAATTATGCCAATGCGTTGCAAGATGCCGGTCTGGATCCGATCACCACCGAAATCCTGCCCGCCGATGCATTCTATTATGCCGAGGATTACCACCAGCAATACCTGCACAAGAATCCGAATGGCTATTGCGGACTGGGTGGTACTGGCGTGAGGTTGCCCGGCTGA
- a CDS encoding AI-2E family transporter codes for MTEQAESATDHADLPSGRHGSSRALYWLLGLALLYTLYFAKTLLMLIVVAGLFTLLLGPVVAWLKRFHVPRSISAVLLLCAIGGPFTLLAVELSEPAQRWVKQVPELTAKVTEQISTLTQGEETRRGPLIETRAEEQDSGGFFSWFHGDEEEEADPPPAERAEEDSDEDPVSAKLKEGGLEMLVNMLAAAPLVIAQLVTSIILTLFLLIFGPRLFETFVDSFSLVREKRQTIRLVGGMQLELSRYIVTVSLINTGLGLTTALVLWLLGMEDPLLWGVMVGLFNFAPYVGPLVSLAVLSLAGIAQYGLELMALLPAVVYFTINMFEAQLVTPLVLGRNMRLNPLIIMLWLMIWGWMWGAVGVLLAVPLLVCLKLAAGQLNVLGNWVRLIETRA; via the coding sequence ATGACAGAACAGGCTGAGTCGGCAACGGATCATGCCGACTTGCCGTCAGGCAGGCACGGTTCATCCAGGGCATTGTATTGGCTGCTGGGGCTGGCCCTGCTGTATACCCTGTATTTCGCCAAAACCCTGTTGATGCTGATCGTGGTGGCGGGCCTGTTTACCCTTTTGCTGGGGCCGGTAGTGGCCTGGCTCAAGCGCTTTCACGTGCCGCGCTCAATCTCGGCAGTGCTGTTGCTGTGCGCGATTGGTGGGCCATTCACGCTGCTGGCAGTGGAGCTGTCGGAACCGGCCCAGCGCTGGGTGAAACAGGTTCCCGAGCTGACGGCCAAGGTAACCGAACAGATCTCTACCTTGACCCAGGGCGAGGAAACCAGGCGCGGGCCGTTGATTGAAACCCGCGCCGAGGAGCAGGACTCTGGTGGTTTTTTTTCCTGGTTTCATGGCGACGAAGAGGAAGAAGCCGACCCTCCACCCGCCGAGAGGGCAGAGGAAGACAGCGATGAAGATCCGGTCAGTGCCAAGCTGAAAGAGGGCGGGCTGGAAATGCTGGTGAACATGCTGGCAGCCGCTCCCTTGGTCATTGCCCAGTTGGTGACCAGCATTATTCTGACCCTGTTCTTGCTGATATTCGGCCCACGCCTGTTCGAGACCTTTGTCGACAGCTTCTCATTGGTGCGGGAAAAGCGCCAGACTATCCGCCTGGTCGGGGGCATGCAGCTCGAGTTGTCGCGCTATATCGTGACAGTCAGCCTGATCAATACCGGCCTTGGCCTGACCACGGCGTTGGTGCTCTGGCTGCTCGGTATGGAAGACCCGTTGCTCTGGGGCGTTATGGTTGGCTTGTTCAACTTTGCCCCCTATGTCGGGCCTTTGGTCAGCCTGGCCGTACTCAGCCTCGCTGGCATTGCCCAATATGGCCTGGAATTGATGGCGCTGTTGCCCGCAGTGGTCTACTTCACCATCAATATGTTCGAGGCACAGCTGGTGACGCCTTTGGTGCTCGGGCGCAATATGCGCCTCAACCCCTTGATCATCATGCTCTGGCTGATGATCTGGGGCTGGATGTGGGGCGCCGTGGGGGTGCTGCTCGCAGTCCCGCTGCTGGTCTGTCTGAAGCTGGCGGCGGGGCAGTTGAATGTTCTCGGTAACTGGGTAAGGTTGATCGAAACCCGCGCCTGA